The window accCAAGATCCCAAATTACATTGTCCCCAAATGAATACTGAACCATATTTAGTGCCATTTAGTTCCGTGGACTTTATCTACTTACTATTTCCTAACCAAGTTGCTAAAACACCCTACACCATTACGTGGAACTGTTCTAAGAAACTTCACCAAATAGAAGGTATAGAGTTGGCATctagatttaaaagaaaaggacaaagataGCTTGCTCTATTCCCAGAACTAAATGCCACAGTAAATGGTTTGGTTCATAGgatacattttccttttctttttttttttttttctatgaagcATTTCAGCTATTTAGCATTCAGCTGTCCTTTTCACTTGTAGTTATAAAATCTTTGCTCTTGGCAGTACTCATAGAGAGGAGTGATGCTACAGGGGAAGTGGGAACCTGAATATGTTCTCACCCTTCCATCATTTCCTCCTACACTCTGAGAACCAGTTACATCTTGGCTGTAGTGCACAGCTGTACTTTCATTATTTCTATCCCCTGATAACTCATTGTTGCTGTCTACACACAGTATTGTGGAATCAACTATTTGTTTTCCAAACTCCCCACAGCTCCCATTGGAACTGGACCTTTGTCTCCCTGGACTGCATGTCTGTCCACCCATACTGCATCCATGACTTCCAGAGTTACAAGACTGGGCTGAACCTGAACCATATTGTGAATAGCCAGAGTACTGATCACAGACAGATCCACATTGTCCATAACCAGAAGATTGTTGTGAATTTGAACTGTATTGTCCCCCACAGCTTCCTGACTGACTGCCCGAGCTCTGACAAGTTGACTGGCCTGATCCAGATCCATAACAGGTAGGCTGTCCTGAGCCAGAACAACACTGCCCATAGCTAGAGGACTGATGGGAACTTGAACTATTTCCTTGTCCTCCACAACTCACTGACTGACCACCTGAACCACATCCATATTGTGTTTGACTACATGACTGACCTGAGCCAGATACACAGCTAGAGGACTGACCATACCTGGAGCCAGACTGTCCACAGCTAGAGGACTGTCGTGAACTTGAACTATGTCTTTGTCGTCCACAGCTTGCTGATCGACCACCTGAGCTAGATCCACGTCGTCTCTGACTAGATAACTGTCCTGAACCACATTGTCCAGAGTTAGATGACTGGCCAGAGCAAGATCCATACTGTCCATAGCTAGAGGACTGATGTGAATGTGACTCATATCCTTGTCGCCCACATCTCTCTGACTGTCCACTTGAATTATATCTATTTCGTCTCTGGCTGGAGACCTGACCTGAGCCAGATCCGCAGCGAGAAGATTGACTTGACCTGGATCCGTATTGTCCACAGCTAGAGGACCGATGTGAACTTGAACGATGTCTTTGTTGTCCACAACGCTGTGTCTGACTACCAGAACTGGATCCATATCTTTGACCAGATGACTGACCTGAACAGGGCCCATGTTGTCCATAACTGGAGGACTGACCAGAACAAGAACCGTGTTGTCCATAGTTAGAGGATTGATGTGAACTGGAGTAATGTCCTGATCCTCCACAACTCCCTGAATGACCACCAGAGCCTGACCTATGTTGTCCAGAACTAGAGGACTGACCTGAACTTGACCCATGTTGACTACAGGTAGAGGACTGATGTGAACTGGAGTAGTGTCCTGATCCTCCGCAACTCTCTGAATGACCACTGGAACCAGACTCATGTCCATGACCAGAGGACTGACCTGCACCTGATTCATGTCTGGAGGTTGAGGACTGACTTGAGCCTGACCCATGTTGTCTATGACTGGAGGACTGACCTGATCCTGACCCATGTTGGCTATGGCTAGAAGACTGACTTGAACCTGACCCATGTTGTCCATGGCCAGAGGACTGACCTGAACCAGATTCATGTTGTCCATATCCAGAGGTCTGACCTGACCCTGACTCATGTTGGCCATATCCAGAGGACTGACTTGAGCCTGACCCATGGCCATAACTAGAGGACTGACCTGAACCAGATCCATGTTGTCCATATCCAGAGGACTGACCCGAGCCTGATCCATATTGTTCATATCCAGAGGACTGACCTGAACCTGACCCATGGCCATAAGTGGAGGACTGACCTGAACCAGATCCATGTTGGCCATGTCCAGAGGACTGACTTGACCCTGATCTATGTTGTCCATATCCAGAGGATTGACCTGAGCCTGACCCATGACCATAGCTAGAGGACTGACCTGAACCAGATTCATGCCGGCCATATCCAGAGGATTGACCTGAGCCAGATCCATGATGGCCATAGCTAGAAGTCTGGCCTGAACCTGATCCATGTTGTCCATATCCAGAGGACTGACCTGAACTAGACTCATGTTGGCCATATCCAGAGGACTGACCTGATCCTGACCCATGTTGGCTATGGCTAGAAGACTGACTTGAACCTGACCCATGTTGTCCATGGCCAGAGGACTGACCTGAACCAGATTCATGTTGTCCATATCCAGAGGTTTGACCTGACCCTGACTCATGTTGGCCATATCCAGAGGACTGACTTGAGCCTGACCCATGGCCATAACTAGAGGACTGACCTGAACCAGATCCATGTTGTCCATATCCAGAGGACTGACCCGAGCCTGATCCATATTGTTCATATCCAGAGGACTGACCTGAACCTGACCCATGGCCATAAGTGGAGGACTGACCTGAACCAGATCCATGTTGGCCATGTCCAGAGGACTGACTTGACCCTGATCTATGTTGTCCATATCCAGAGGATTGACCTGAGCCTGACCCATGACCATAGCTAGAGGACTGACCTGAACCAGATTCATGCCGGCCATATCCAGAGGATTGACCTGAGCCAGATCCATGATGGCCATAGCTAGAAGTCTGGCCTGAACCTGATCCATGTTGTCCATATCCAGAGGACTGACCTGAACTAGACTCATGTTGGCCATATCCAGAGGACTGACCTGAACCTGACCCATGGCCAAAGCTAGAGGACTGACCTGAACCAGATCCATGTTGGCCATGTCCAGAGGACTGTCTTGACCCTGATCTGTGTTGTCCATATCCAGAGGATTGACCTGAGCCTGACCCATGACCATAGCTAGAGGACTGACCTGAACTTGACCCATGGCCAAAGCTAGAGGACTGACCTGAGCCAGATCCATGATGGCCATAGCTAGAAGACTGGCCTGAACTTGACCCATGATGTCCATATCCAGAGGACTGACCTGAACCTGACCCATGTTGGCCATATCCAGAGGACTGACCTGAACCTGACCCATGTTGGCCATATCCAGAGGATTGACCTGAGCCTGACCCATGACCATAGCTAGAGGACTGACCTGAACTTGACCCATGGCCAAAGCTAGAGGACTGACCTGAGCCAGATCCATGATGGCCATAGCTAGAAGACTGGCCTGAACTTGACCCATGATGTCCATATCCAGAGGACTGACCTGAACCTGACCCATGTTGGCCATATCCAGAGGACTGACCTGAACCTGACCCATGTTGGCCATATCCAGAGGATTGACCTGAGCCAGATCCATGATGGCCATAGCTAGAAGTCTGGCCTGAACCTGATCCATGTTGTCCATATCCAGAGGACTGACCTGAGCCTGACCTATGACCATAGCGAGAGGACTGACCTGAACTTGACCCATGGCCAAAGCTAGAGGACTGACCTGAACCAGATCCATGCTGGCCATATCCAGAGGATTGACCTGAGCCAGATCCATGATGGCCATAGCTAGAAGACTGGCCTGAACTTGACCCATGATGTCCATATCCAGAGGATTGACCTGAACCTGACCCATGTTGTCCATATCCAGAGGACTGACCTGAGCCTGACCCATGGTGGCCATAGCTGGAGGACTGACCTGAGCCTGACCCATGTTGGCCATGGCTAGAGGACTGACCTGAACCAGATCCATGATGGCCATAGCCAGAGGACTGACCTGAGCCTGACCCATGGTGGCCATAACTTGAAGAATGATGTGAACTGGAATAATGTCTTGATTCACCACAGCTCCCTGATTCACCACTGGAACCAGACTCATGCTGTCCATAGCTAGAGGATTGACCTGGACCAGATCCATGTTGGCCATATCCAGAGGACTGACCTGAGCCTGACCCATGTTGACCATAACTGGAAGATTGACCCGAGCCTGACCCATGTCGTCTATACCTGGAAGACTGACTTGAGCCAGATCCATGTTGGCCATAGCCAGAAGACTGACCTGAGCCTGATCCATGGTGGCCATAGCTGGAAGACTGACCTGAACCACATTCACATTGCCCATTGCTAGAAGGTTGTCCTGAGCCTGACCCATTTTGTCCATAGTTGGAGTACTCCTCTGAGTCAGACCCATGATGTCCATGGCCTGAGTTTGACCCATGTTGTCCATATCTAGAGGAATGACTAGACTCATATTGATGTTGCTCATAGGTAGATGACTGACCTGACCTAGACTCAGGACTTTCATAGCTAGAGGATTGATATGATCTGGAGCTATGTCCTTGTCCTCTGTCTGGTacctcaaatcctcctgactggCTATTGCTATAGCCATGCCTTTCCCATCTCCCTGAATAACTAGTGCCAGATTCATTTTCCTCTCCTCCAGATTTTCTGGAGGGGCTAATGcttaatttatgtttctttcccTCCTGCTTGTTTGCTTTGAATCCATGTTTCTCTTGGCTACTACTCCTTGAGTGGTCTGAGCTTGATCTATGATATCTCCTCCCTGAGCCCTCCCCATGCCCTGAATCCTTCCTTTCCCATCCAGAAGAGGTGGACTCATGCCTGTGGCCCCTTGACCCATGTGATCGCCCAGACCTGGATGACCCATATCCCTCTTTGGAACTCCAGCTTGAATAACTGGAGTCTGACTCTTGCCCTGTtgactcttcctcttcctctgttTCACTTTGTGCCTCCTGGTGATGGTGACCTTGGTGTTTTGGCTTTGACCCTGAAGCATGGCAGTATTCTTTGCCGACAGATTTGTTGCAAGCCATGGTCAACTTGAATACCATCAGTAGATATTCAGTAAAGTCCACTCTTCTGTCATGGTCTCGGTCCAGGATTTGCATGAAGACATCCACAGTATCAGGATCATTGGGATTCTACGTAGGAATGAGATACATAGAATAGTCCATAAGTTTGATGTCCATTTGCCACTTCTTAAACGAAGGAAGATTGTCAAAATGTGCTGGGAGGATGGAGGGTAGCTCCATTTAGGCTAGCAAACTGACCAGTTCATAGATTTTAGGCAAAAAGATGGAGGAAATTAGAGTATAGaggtaaaggaaatgaaaagagatgAAAGGCAGCTGGTGTTCTTGGTGCATGaaatgaatcaaatataaataatatttgaatgtaaatcaaatattttttggaTCAATGATCATTAGATGTAGTAACACAACACAATTTTTAACACATTGTGGCTATttcttgatgtttgtccttcattcatgaagaagaccatgacaccagggaggggatgccatgacaagcacatgaattaatgtttcataaatgtttactcACTGACTGGATGGGATTGATTTCTTGTTATTCACCCATTTTAATTTCTCCAGTTTAATTTTGGAGGCACTGTGTCTCTCTTGAGACCAGACTGCCCTAAAATACTATCAGAAAAGGTTGATTGCTCTCTTCAGGAGTTATAATTTCTCCTGGGAAGAGCAATAATCCTAGGCAAGAATACACTCAGATGAATTAATTTTCAGATTGCATTTGTATGGtcaaaaagaacttggaaaaagaTGAGAGCCCTGTGCCCCAGGAGCTTTCAGTGATGGGGATGTATTGCCCTGTGCCTAAGAAGGGTAGAGAAAGATTAAAGAGAGACAACTGAAGACAAATTTCATCTACTTACCACTTTTCCCAGGACCAACCTTTGGTTCAAGCACATAAGCAATCCTAGTTAATTAACTTTTCTTCGATTTGGCTACTTAACTTTCATTTATTGATTATCTACCTTGTCCAAGTATTGTCCTGTAGTTACAATGCTGGAATTACGATAATTCATATTCAAAGTCTTTCTTtgttattagctttgtgaccatgaGCAACAGATTTATCATAATTGCtaggattataataataataatgataataataataataatgatttataaatacatgtgatatataaataacataaaatgtaacacttatatatgtgtgtttatttataaataacacaaaaaagcacaaaagaaatattttataacctaagatgtataaatgtaataattgtTTATAATAATTTCTGGAATTTATATAGCccttaaaggtttgcaaaagcactttacaaatattcatttagtttattctcacaacaatctaggaaggtaggtattattattatagccactttccagataaggaaactgagattgggaaatgttaagtgacttgcttaggatcatatagttagtaagattttcctgacttcaaagtccAGTGTTCTGTCCATGGTGCTGCCTCATTGAATTTTTCTGAACCTCAATCCATCTTATACTTGTGAATTTGAGTTTTTTGCACTTATGTTTATTAAAGTttatgcttaataattgcttcttGTCTTGACTCGTGGCTCATCTTATTAGATTCTGTTCAGTGCTCCAGTCTGCCAGAATCTTTTTggattctgataccatcaaccaGGATATCCCCTTTCCATTTAGCAGAAAAAACTCAAGACTGAATTGTCAAGAATTAGAGGAAATTATCTATAACTTAAAGGTACTAACATTACAGAGGAAGGCACTACTATCATTCAGCCCTTTTCTGTGATCATCTAGTTCTGCATCTGCAACTGAGAAATATGGAAGTCTCACCATGGGATTGTTATGAGCTTCAAAAAGAAGTAATGTAtagaaagtattttgcaaactttaaagcaacacacacacacacacacacacatcagaaATGGTCATTGTTATGTCAAATATTTCCTATTAGATTCTGAAGTGGGGCATTCAGAATGTAAATCATCTTTGCCTACTATTTTTAGGGATGGAATCTTTGGGGAAGCCTAGCCTTGATGTAAAACATGTGACCTTGTGGACCACTAGATCTGACAGATAGCTCTTACCTTCAGAAGTGGGCCCATTTCTTTATTCAAAAGTTCCTTAAGTTCCTTTTTGCACAATGTGTCACATTCCTCATCTTGACCACAATAATTGTAGAAGACATCGATTACGGTGACAATGCTTTTTAAGAGTTGAGACATCTTGCAAAGTGAGGTGGACCTGAAGAGGGGAAaagacattattttttatttatcaattttcatttataattatttcatttataatttataatttttatttttttatctgtcattgtttattattatttttctttttatacattCTCAataatctttatcaagaaaaataatcctGCATATATTTCATAGCTCTGATTTCTTTCACCCTTGAAGTCCCTCAATGTGGACGAAGGAGGTGGAACCAATTTACCCTTTTTGTTAAAATGAAACACCAGTTGAGAGGTTAAACTACTTGTCAAGCCAGCCCGTAAATACTGATCAGAAAGCCTTGATTCTCACTCCAGTATTAATGCAGAACAGTCCTTTATCTGGAGAAGGATTTAGTGCTTTACTGTGTCCTAAGCTCCCCCATATTCTTCCATCCCTtccacttccctcccttcctcccttccttctctccctcccacccttcctcccttcctcccttccttcctcctttcttccttccttccttccttccttccttccttccttccttccttccttccttccttccttccttccttccttccttccttccttccttccttgttttcaTTGGGATAGAATCAATGAGtatattttgtataattataacttcaaacaGTGAGAATTTGAATACATTCCACCACTTACAGGATTCATTATTTACACTATTCTGGTTTGTACTCTCCATGAATTCTTCATTTCTTGAAACTACGCCTTTCTGGATTAAACTTCAAATTGCATAACTTTTTTTGACTGCATTATCCTACTTCTGACTCTTAGTGAGCTTGTAGACAGCTAAAACCACTAGATCTTCTTTAGACTCACTATTGTTTGACAATGCTTCCAGCATTCTGTACTTGCAAAACTGATTCTTTTGAACTTCCCCCTCCCAATTTATCTACATTTATCTCTTTTGAATTTTATCATATCAGAATCATCTTAGGGCTTTAACCCATCATAATCTTTTTGAATGTGATTCTTGTCATCAAGTGTATTAATTTTTCACTTGACAAGAATAAAATTGCAAGAACTATTCAAACTGACAGAGGGTTGATAGAATACCTATAATGTTAAAGGCACTGATATTATAGAAAACAGAAAGatgctacaattttttttccatcatctctcagactattttaatgaaatagtCCAGCAATGTCAAATTTGAatcaataggggtggctaggtggtacagtggaaagagcaccagccctggagtcaggagtacctgagttcaaatctggcctcagacacttaataattacctagctgtgtgactttgggcaagccacttaactccattgccttgcaaaaaaaaaaaaactaaaaaaaattttaatcaacaGTCTTAGAAGAattagggttttttccctttctttttcctcagg is drawn from Macrotis lagotis isolate mMagLag1 chromosome 5, bilby.v1.9.chrom.fasta, whole genome shotgun sequence and contains these coding sequences:
- the LOC141488635 gene encoding uncharacterized protein LOC141488635 isoform X2, encoding MSQLLKSIVTVIDVFYNYCGQDEECDTLCKKELKELLNKEMGPLLKNPNDPDTVDVFMQILDRDHDRRVDFTEYLLMVFKLTMACNKSVGKEYCHASGSKPKHQGHHHQEAQSETEEEEESTGQESDSSYSSWSSKEGYGSSRSGRSHGSRGHRHESTSSGWERKDSGHGEGSGRRYHRSSSDHSRSSSQEKHGFKANKQEGKKHKLSISPSRKSGGEENESGTSYSGRWERHGYSNSQSGGFEVPDRGQGHSSRSYQSSSYESPESRSGQSSTYEQHQYESSHSSRYGQHGSNSGHGHHGSDSEEYSNYGQNGSGSGQPSSNGQCECGSGQSSSYGHHGSGSGQSSGYGQHGSGSSQSSRYRRHGSGSGQSSSYGQHGSGSGQSSGYGQHGSGPGQSSSYGQHESGSSGESGSCGESRHYSSSHHSSSYGHHGSGSGQSSGYGHHGSGSGQSSSHGQHGSGSGQSSSYGHHGSGSGQSSGYGQHGSGSGQSSGYGHHGSSSGQSSSYGHHGSGSGQSSGYGQHGSGSGQSSSFGHGSSSGQSSRYGHRSGSGQSSGYGQHGSGSGQTSSYGHHGSGSGQSSGYGQHGSGSGQSSGYGQHGSGSGQSSGYGHHGSSSGQSSSYGHHGSGSGQSSGYGQHGSGSGQSSGYGQHGSGSGQSSGYGHHGSSSGQSSSYGHHGSGSGQSSSFGHGSSSGQSSSYGHGSGSGQSSGYGQHRSGSRQSSGHGQHGSGSGQSSSFGHGSGSGQSSGYGQHESSSGQSSGYGQHGSGSGQTSSYGHHGSGSGQSSGYGRHESGSGQSSSYGHGSGSGQSSGYGQHRSGSSQSSGHGQHGSGSGQSSTYGHGSGSGQSSGYEQYGSGSGQSSGYGQHGSGSGQSSSYGHGSGSSQSSGYGQHESGSGQTSGYGQHESGSGQSSGHGQHGSGSSQSSSHSQHGSGSGQSSGYGQHESSSGQSSGYGQHGSGSGQTSSYGHHGSGSGQSSGYGRHESGSGQSSSYGHGSGSGQSSGYGQHRSGSSQSSGHGQHGSGSGQSSTYGHGSGSGQSSGYEQYGSGSGQSSGYGQHGSGSGQSSSYGHGSGSSQSSGYGQHESGSGQTSGYGQHESGSGQSSGHGQHGSGSSQSSSHSQHGSGSGQSSSHRQHGSGSSQSSTSRHESGAGQSSGHGHESGSSGHSESCGGSGHYSSSHQSSTCSQHGSSSGQSSSSGQHRSGSGGHSGSCGGSGHYSSSHQSSNYGQHGSCSGQSSSYGQHGPCSGQSSGQRYGSSSGSQTQRCGQQRHRSSSHRSSSCGQYGSRSSQSSRCGSGSGQVSSQRRNRYNSSGQSERCGRQGYESHSHQSSSYGQYGSCSGQSSNSGQCGSGQLSSQRRRGSSSGGRSASCGRQRHSSSSRQSSSCGQSGSRYGQSSSCVSGSGQSCSQTQYGCGSGGQSVSCGGQGNSSSSHQSSSYGQCCSGSGQPTCYGSGSGQSTCQSSGSQSGSCGGQYSSNSQQSSGYGQCGSVCDQYSGYSQYGSGSAQSCNSGSHGCSMGGQTCSPGRQRSSSNGSCGEFGKQIVDSTILCVDSNNELSGDRNNESTAVHYSQDVTGSQSVGGNDGRVRTYSGSHFPCSITPLYEYCQEQRFYNYK
- the LOC141488635 gene encoding uncharacterized protein LOC141488635 isoform X1, encoding MSQLLKSIVTVIDVFYNYCGQDEECDTLCKKELKELLNKEMGPLLKNPNDPDTVDVFMQILDRDHDRRVDFTEYLLMVFKLTMACNKSVGKEYCHASGSKPKHQGHHHQEAQSETEEEEESTGQESDSSYSSWSSKEGYGSSRSGRSHGSRGHRHESTSSGWERKDSGHGEGSGRRYHRSSSDHSRSSSQEKHGFKANKQEGKKHKLSISPSRKSGGEENESGTSYSGRWERHGYSNSQSGGFEVPDRGQGHSSRSYQSSSYESPESRSGQSSTYEQHQYESSHSSRYGQHGSNSGHGHHGSDSEEYSNYGQNGSGSGQPSSNGQCECGSGQSSSYGHHGSGSGQSSGYGQHGSGSSQSSRYRRHGSGSGQSSSYGQHGSGSGQSSGYGQHGSGPGQSSSYGQHESGSSGESGSCGESRHYSSSHHSSSYGHHGSGSGQSSGYGHHGSGSGQSSSHGQHGSGSGQSSSYGHHGSGSGQSSGYGQHGSGSGQSSGYGHHGSSSGQSSSYGHHGSGSGQSSGYGQHGSGSGQSSSFGHGSSSGQSSRYGHRSGSGQSSGYGQHGSGSGQTSSYGHHGSGSGQSSGYGQHGSGSGQSSGYGQHGSGSGQSSGYGHHGSSSGQSSSYGHHGSGSGQSSSFGHGSSSGQSSSYGHGSGSGQSSGYGQHGSGSGQSSGYGQHGSGSGQSSGYGHHGSSSGQSSSYGHHGSGSGQSSSFGHGSSSGQSSSYGHGSGSGQSSGYGQHRSGSRQSSGHGQHGSGSGQSSSFGHGSGSGQSSGYGQHESSSGQSSGYGQHGSGSGQTSSYGHHGSGSGQSSGYGRHESGSGQSSSYGHGSGSGQSSGYGQHRSGSSQSSGHGQHGSGSGQSSTYGHGSGSGQSSGYEQYGSGSGQSSGYGQHGSGSGQSSSYGHGSGSSQSSGYGQHESGSGQTSGYGQHESGSGQSSGHGQHGSGSSQSSSHSQHGSGSGQSSGYGQHESSSGQSSGYGQHGSGSGQTSSYGHHGSGSGQSSGYGRHESGSGQSSSYGHGSGSGQSSGYGQHRSGSSQSSGHGQHGSGSGQSSTYGHGSGSGQSSGYEQYGSGSGQSSGYGQHGSGSGQSSSYGHGSGSSQSSGYGQHESGSGQTSGYGQHESGSGQSSGHGQHGSGSSQSSSHSQHGSGSGQSSSHRQHGSGSSQSSTSRHESGAGQSSGHGHESGSSGHSESCGGSGHYSSSHQSSTCSQHGSSSGQSSSSGQHRSGSGGHSGSCGGSGHYSSSHQSSNYGQHGSCSGQSSSYGQHGPCSGQSSGQRYGSSSGSQTQRCGQQRHRSSSHRSSSCGQYGSRSSQSSRCGSGSGQVSSQRRNRYNSSGQSERCGRQGYESHSHQSSSYGQYGSCSGQSSNSGQCGSGQLSSQRRRGSSSGGRSASCGRQRHSSSSRQSSSCGQSGSRYGQSSSCVSGSGQSCSQTQYGCGSGGQSVSCGGQGNSSSSHQSSSYGQCCSGSGQPTCYGSGSGQSTCQSSGSQSGSCGGQYSSNSQQSSGYGQCGSVCDQYSGYSQYGSGSAQSCNSGSHGCSMGGQTCSPGRQRSSSNGSCGEFGKQIVDSTILCVDSNNELSGDRNNESTAVHYSQDVTGSQSVGGNDGRVRTYSGSHFPCSITPLYEYCQEQRFYNYK
- the LOC141488635 gene encoding uncharacterized protein LOC141488635 isoform X3; this translates as MDIMGLTQRSTPTMDKMGQAQDNLLAMGNVNVVQVSLPAMATMDQAQVSLLAMANMDLAQVSLPGIDDMGQARVNLPVMVNMGQAQVSPLDMANMDLVQVNPLAMDSMSLVPVVNQGAVVNQDIIPVHIILQVMATMGQAQVSPLAMAIMDLVQVSPLAMANMGQAQVSPPAMATMGQAQVSPLDMDNMGQVQVNPLDMDIMGQVQASLLAMAIMDLAQVNPLDMASMDLVQVSPLALAMGQVQVSPLAMVIGQAQVSPLDMDNMDQVQARLLAMAIMDLAQVNPLDMANMGQVQVSPLDMANMGQVQVSPLDMDIMGQVQASLLAMAIMDLAQVNPLDMANMGQVQVSPLDMANMGQVQVSPLDMDIMGQVQASLLAMAIMDLAQVSPLALAMGQVQVSPLAMVMGQAQVNPLDMDNTDQGQDSPLDMANMDLVQVSPLALAMGQVQVSPLDMANMSLVQVSPLDMDNMDQVQARLLAMAIMDLAQVNPLDMAGMNLVQVSPLAMVMGQAQVNPLDMDNIDQGQVSPLDMANMDLVQVSPPLMAMGQVQVSPLDMNNMDQARVSPLDMDNMDLVQVSPLVMAMGQAQVSPLDMANMSQGQVKPLDMDNMNLVQVSPLAMDNMGQVQVSLLAIANMGQDQVSPLDMANMSLVQVSPLDMDNMDQVQARLLAMAIMDLAQVNPLDMAGMNLVQVSPLAMVMGQAQVNPLDMDNIDQGQVSPLDMANMDLVQVSPPLMAMGQVQVSPLDMNNMDQARVSPLDMDNMDLVQVSPLVMAMGQAQVSPLDMANMSQGQVRPLDMDNMNLVQVSPLAMDNMGQVQVSLLAIANMGQDQVSPPVIDNMGQAQVSPQPPDMNQVQVSPLVMDMSLVPVVIQRVAEDQDTTPVHISPLPVVNMGQVQVSPLVLDNIGQALVVIQGVVEDQDITPVHINPLTMDNTVLVLVSPPVMDNMGPVQVSHLVKDMDPVLVVRHSVVDNKDIVQVHIGPLAVDNTDPGQVNLLAADLAQVRSPARDEIDIIQVDSQRDVGDKDMSHIHISPLAMDSMDLALASHLTLDNVVQDSYLVRDDVDLAQVVDQQAVDDKDIVQVHDSPLAVDSLAPGMVSPLAVYLAQVSHVVKHNMDVVQVVSQ